Proteins encoded by one window of Rhodamnia argentea isolate NSW1041297 chromosome 6, ASM2092103v1, whole genome shotgun sequence:
- the LOC115745912 gene encoding asparagine synthetase [glutamine-hydrolyzing]-like isoform X1: MCGILAVLGFCGDSQAKRVRVLELSRRLKHRGPDWSGLYQHGDCYLAHQRLAVIDPASGDQPLLNEDETVVVTVNGEIYNHEKLRRLLPHHKFRTGSDCDVIAHLYEEYGESFVEMLDGMFSLVLLDKRDNSFIVARDAIGITSLYIGWGLDGSVWISSELKGLNDDCEHFECFPPGHLYSSKQGGLRRWYNPPWFSEAIPSIPYDPLVLRRAFENAVVKRLMTDVPFGVLLSGGLDSSLVASVTARHLASTKAAKQWGAQLHSFCVGLEGSPDLKAAKEVADYLGTVHHEFYFTVQDGIDAIEDVIYHIETYDVTTIRASTPMFLMSRKIKSLGVKMVLSGEGADEIFGGYLYFHKAPNKEEFHREACRKIKALHQYDCLRANKATSAWGLEARVPFLDKEFINLAMSIDPKWKMVKPEEGRTEKWVLRKAFDDEEHPYLPKHILYRQKEQFSDGVGYSWIDGLKEHAAQHVTDKMMQHASHIFPYNTPTTKEAYYYRMTFERFFPQNSARLTVPGGPSIACSTAKAIEWDAAWSNNLDPSGRAALGVHLSAYDEHVAAVNGGMVPSDIGGDVRSMMEVTAGLAIQS; encoded by the exons ATGTGTGGAATCCTTGCCGTTCTCGGTTTCTGCGGCGACTCTCAGGCCAAGCGGGTTCGAGTGCTCGAGCTCTCTCGCAG ATTGAAGCATCGTGGTCCCGACTGGAGCGGTCTGTACCAGCATGGAGACTGCTATCTGGCCCATCAACGGCTGGCAGTCATCGATCCAGCTTCTGGTGATCAGCCCCTTCTCAATGAGGATGAGACAGTCGTTGTCACT GTGAATGGAGAAATATACAACCATGAAAAGCTCAGGAGGCTTTTGCCTCACCACAAATTCAGAACTGGTAGCGATTGTGATGTAATTGCACATCTG TATGAAGAATATGGGGAGAGTTTTGTGGAGATGCTAGATGGAATGTTCTCCCTTGTGCTGTTGGATAAGCGAGACAACAGCTTTATCGTTGCCCGCGATGCTATCGGGATCACTTCCCTCTACATCGGATGGGGACTAGACG GCTCAGTCTGGATATCATCAGAACTGAAAGGTCTGAACGATGATTGCGAGCATTTTGAGTGCTTTCCACCTGGTCATCTGTACTCAAGCAAGCAAGGAGGACTTAGAAGGTGGTATAATCCGCCTTGGTTCTCAGAGGCAATCCCCTCAATTCCTTATGATCCTCTTGTTCTAAGGCGTGCTTTTGAAAAT GCTGTGGTCAAAAGACTGATGACTGATGTCCCCTTTGGAGTTTTGCTTTCTGGAGGCCTAGATTCATCACTTGTTGCCTCTGTCACTGCACGTCATTTGGCAAGCACGAAAGCTGCAAAGCAATGGGGGGCACAACTCCATTCATTTTGTGTTGGTTTAGAG GGTTCACCTGATCTAAAGGCTGCAAAGGAAGTTGCGGATTATTTGGGCACAGTTCACCATGAATTTTACTTTACTGTGCAG GATGGCATTGATGCTATTGAAGATGTTATATACCACATTGAGACATATGACGTGACAACAATTAGAGCAAGCACCCCTATGTTTCTAATGTCTCGTAAGATCAAGTCGCTTGGTGTGAAGATGGTGCTTTCTGGTGAAGGAGCTGATGAGATCTTTGGTGGATATCTATACTTCCACAAGGCACCCAACAAAGAAGAATTTCATCGTGAAGCATGTCGCAAG ATTAAAGCCCTCCACCAATATGATTGCTTGAGAGCCAACAAAGCTACTTCTGCATGGGGTTTGGAAGCCCGTGTTCCCTTCTTGGATAAAGAGTTCATCAATCTTGCGATGTCAATCGACCCTAAGTGGAAAATG GTGAAACCAGAAGAAGGACGTACAGAGAAATGGGTGCTTCGGAAGGCCTTTGATGACGAGGAGCATCCATACTTGCCAAAG CACATCCTGTACAGGCAGAAAGAACAGTTTAGCGACGGTGTCGGCTACAGTTGGATTGATGGCCTTAAAGAACATGCGGCCCAACAT GTCACAGATAAAATGATGCAGCATGCTTCACATATCTTCCCGTATAACACTCCCACAACAAAGGAAGCCTACTACTATAGGATGACTTTCGAGAGGTTCTTCCCACAG AACTCAGCGAGATTGACTGTTCCCGGAGGACCAAGTATAGCATGCAGCACTGCCAAGGCTATAGAGTGGGACGCTGCATGGTCGAATAACCTTGATCCTTCCGGCAGGGCTGCACTCGGGGTTCACCTTTCAGCTTATGACGAGCATGTGGCCGCCGTTAATGGTGGAATGGTGCCATCGGATATCGGAGGGGACGTAAGGAGTATGATGGAAGTTACTGCTGGACTGGCAATCCAGAGCTAG
- the LOC115745915 gene encoding protein PMR5-like, with protein MTLPRSLTHLLLPHFLLLRLLLVALQWRTSSSAILISLKNHRTTHHSRTPTLRANQTTCPIFSGTWVRDDSLPLYQYTCPFIDPEFNCQMYGRPDSGYLKYRWKPLNCELPRFSGVEFLERMRGKSVMFVGDSLGKNQWESLVCLIYADAPQTQTQMARGDPLSTFKFLDYGVTISFYKARYLVDIDVVQGRRVLRLDDISGNGNAWRAADVLSFNTGHWWSHTGSLQEWDVMESGGTYYQDMDRGVAMERALRTWAKWVDANVDRTRTSLFFLAISPTHYNPAEWSAGATASTTTKNCYGETVPMSGTAYPGEYLEQMRVIDEVLKDMHSPAYLLDITMLSALRKDGHPSIYSGELSPEQRAHPDRYADCSHWCLPGLPDTWNQLFYTALFY; from the exons ATGACTCTTCCCCGTTCACTAACCCATCTCCTTCTCCCTCATTTCCTCCTTCTCCGTCTGCTTCTGGTTGCGCTTCAATGGCGAACATCATCTTCAGCTATACTCATAAGCTTGAAGAACCACCGTACCACTCACCACAGCCGAACCCCCACGCTCCGAGCCAACCAGACCACGTGCCCGATCTTCTCCGGCACGTGGGTCCGTGACGACTCCCTCCCTCTCTACCAGTACACTTGCCCATTCATCGACCCGGAGTTCAACTGCCAGATGTACGGCCGACCCGACTCGGGCTATCTCAAGTACCGGTGGAAGCCTCTCAACTGCGAGCTCCCCAG GTTCAGCGGGGTTGAGTTCTTGGAGAGAATGAGAGGGAAGAGTGTGATGTTTGTGGGCGACTCGCTGGGTAAGAATCAATGGGAGTCGTTGGTCTGTCTGATCTATGCCGATGCTCCTCAGACGCAGACTCAGATGGCCCGAGGTGATCCTCTCTCTACTTTCAAGTTCTTG GACTATGGCGTGACCATATCGTTCTATAAAGCCCGGTACTTGGTGGACATAGACGTGGTGCAAGGTCGGAGAGTTCTCCGGCTTGACGACATCTCCGGCAACGGCAACGCTTGGCGGGCGGCGGATGTGCTGTCGTTCAACACGGGTCACTGGTGGAGCCATACAGGATCTCtccaaga GTGGGATGTGATGGAATCAGGAGGGACGTATTACCAAGACATGGATCGTGGGGTGGCCATGGAGAGAGCGCTTCGAACATGGGCCAAGTGGGTCGATGCCAATGTTGACCGCACTCGAACCAGCCTCTTCTTTCTCGCCATCTCCCCTACTCACTacaa CCCGGCTGAATGGAGCGCTGGAGCAACAGCCAGCACAACCACCAAAAACTGTTACGGCGAGACGGTGCCGATGAGCGGAACTGCATATCCGGGTGAATACCTAGAGCAGATGAGAGTCATAGATGAAGTACTTAAAGACATGCATAGTCCTGCATATCTTCTCGACATAACGATGCTCTCAGCTTTGCGAAAAGACGGACACCCTTCTATCTACAGCGGCGAACTGAGCCCAGAGCAAAGGGCTCACCCTGATCGTTATGCTGACTGCAGCCATTGGTGCCTTCCCGGCTTACCTGATACTTGGAACCAACTTTTTTACACAGCTTTGTTTTATTGA
- the LOC115745912 gene encoding asparagine synthetase [glutamine-hydrolyzing]-like isoform X2, with protein MNELEPELRLKHRGPDWSGLYQHGDCYLAHQRLAVIDPASGDQPLLNEDETVVVTVNGEIYNHEKLRRLLPHHKFRTGSDCDVIAHLYEEYGESFVEMLDGMFSLVLLDKRDNSFIVARDAIGITSLYIGWGLDGSVWISSELKGLNDDCEHFECFPPGHLYSSKQGGLRRWYNPPWFSEAIPSIPYDPLVLRRAFENAVVKRLMTDVPFGVLLSGGLDSSLVASVTARHLASTKAAKQWGAQLHSFCVGLEGSPDLKAAKEVADYLGTVHHEFYFTVQDGIDAIEDVIYHIETYDVTTIRASTPMFLMSRKIKSLGVKMVLSGEGADEIFGGYLYFHKAPNKEEFHREACRKIKALHQYDCLRANKATSAWGLEARVPFLDKEFINLAMSIDPKWKMVKPEEGRTEKWVLRKAFDDEEHPYLPKHILYRQKEQFSDGVGYSWIDGLKEHAAQHVTDKMMQHASHIFPYNTPTTKEAYYYRMTFERFFPQNSARLTVPGGPSIACSTAKAIEWDAAWSNNLDPSGRAALGVHLSAYDEHVAAVNGGMVPSDIGGDVRSMMEVTAGLAIQS; from the exons ATGAATGAATTGGAACCCGAATTACG ATTGAAGCATCGTGGTCCCGACTGGAGCGGTCTGTACCAGCATGGAGACTGCTATCTGGCCCATCAACGGCTGGCAGTCATCGATCCAGCTTCTGGTGATCAGCCCCTTCTCAATGAGGATGAGACAGTCGTTGTCACT GTGAATGGAGAAATATACAACCATGAAAAGCTCAGGAGGCTTTTGCCTCACCACAAATTCAGAACTGGTAGCGATTGTGATGTAATTGCACATCTG TATGAAGAATATGGGGAGAGTTTTGTGGAGATGCTAGATGGAATGTTCTCCCTTGTGCTGTTGGATAAGCGAGACAACAGCTTTATCGTTGCCCGCGATGCTATCGGGATCACTTCCCTCTACATCGGATGGGGACTAGACG GCTCAGTCTGGATATCATCAGAACTGAAAGGTCTGAACGATGATTGCGAGCATTTTGAGTGCTTTCCACCTGGTCATCTGTACTCAAGCAAGCAAGGAGGACTTAGAAGGTGGTATAATCCGCCTTGGTTCTCAGAGGCAATCCCCTCAATTCCTTATGATCCTCTTGTTCTAAGGCGTGCTTTTGAAAAT GCTGTGGTCAAAAGACTGATGACTGATGTCCCCTTTGGAGTTTTGCTTTCTGGAGGCCTAGATTCATCACTTGTTGCCTCTGTCACTGCACGTCATTTGGCAAGCACGAAAGCTGCAAAGCAATGGGGGGCACAACTCCATTCATTTTGTGTTGGTTTAGAG GGTTCACCTGATCTAAAGGCTGCAAAGGAAGTTGCGGATTATTTGGGCACAGTTCACCATGAATTTTACTTTACTGTGCAG GATGGCATTGATGCTATTGAAGATGTTATATACCACATTGAGACATATGACGTGACAACAATTAGAGCAAGCACCCCTATGTTTCTAATGTCTCGTAAGATCAAGTCGCTTGGTGTGAAGATGGTGCTTTCTGGTGAAGGAGCTGATGAGATCTTTGGTGGATATCTATACTTCCACAAGGCACCCAACAAAGAAGAATTTCATCGTGAAGCATGTCGCAAG ATTAAAGCCCTCCACCAATATGATTGCTTGAGAGCCAACAAAGCTACTTCTGCATGGGGTTTGGAAGCCCGTGTTCCCTTCTTGGATAAAGAGTTCATCAATCTTGCGATGTCAATCGACCCTAAGTGGAAAATG GTGAAACCAGAAGAAGGACGTACAGAGAAATGGGTGCTTCGGAAGGCCTTTGATGACGAGGAGCATCCATACTTGCCAAAG CACATCCTGTACAGGCAGAAAGAACAGTTTAGCGACGGTGTCGGCTACAGTTGGATTGATGGCCTTAAAGAACATGCGGCCCAACAT GTCACAGATAAAATGATGCAGCATGCTTCACATATCTTCCCGTATAACACTCCCACAACAAAGGAAGCCTACTACTATAGGATGACTTTCGAGAGGTTCTTCCCACAG AACTCAGCGAGATTGACTGTTCCCGGAGGACCAAGTATAGCATGCAGCACTGCCAAGGCTATAGAGTGGGACGCTGCATGGTCGAATAACCTTGATCCTTCCGGCAGGGCTGCACTCGGGGTTCACCTTTCAGCTTATGACGAGCATGTGGCCGCCGTTAATGGTGGAATGGTGCCATCGGATATCGGAGGGGACGTAAGGAGTATGATGGAAGTTACTGCTGGACTGGCAATCCAGAGCTAG